The Halobacterium sp. CBA1132 genome has a segment encoding these proteins:
- a CDS encoding AIR synthase family protein produces the protein MDSGKASRRFFEEHVAGRTGAERADVRLGPTYGADFGVVDVGERVVAMASDPVFVLRDLGLERAAWFAFHICVSDAALSGLPPAHLAVDFNLPPDTSTETFDAIWEVFDREAEKLGASLTTGHTGTYEGCAFPTVGGATALAIGDPADIVVPTGARPGDRLVVTKGPAIESTGVLGVLFGDDLPIGGDAADAARERFDDISPVRDALTASAAGEVTAMHDATERGLANAFHELAAASGVSLAVERERVPVLAGVREVCDYFGIDPWATSSEGTVVATVDPDSVDAVLAALDDEDIPAAEVGVVEEAGGERVTADGDPLPEPESDPLWGAYETGRERFWDE, from the coding sequence ATGGACTCCGGGAAGGCGAGCAGGCGGTTCTTCGAGGAGCACGTCGCGGGGCGGACGGGCGCCGAGCGCGCGGACGTCCGCCTCGGGCCGACCTACGGCGCGGACTTCGGCGTCGTGGACGTCGGCGAGCGCGTGGTGGCGATGGCGTCCGACCCCGTGTTCGTGCTCCGGGACCTCGGGCTGGAGCGGGCGGCGTGGTTCGCGTTCCACATCTGCGTCAGCGACGCCGCGCTCTCGGGCCTCCCGCCCGCGCACCTCGCGGTGGACTTCAACCTCCCGCCGGACACGAGCACGGAGACGTTCGACGCCATCTGGGAGGTCTTCGACCGAGAGGCCGAGAAACTGGGCGCGAGCCTGACGACCGGCCACACGGGTACCTACGAGGGGTGTGCGTTCCCAACGGTCGGCGGCGCGACAGCACTCGCAATCGGCGACCCCGCGGACATCGTGGTGCCGACGGGAGCGCGACCGGGCGACCGACTCGTCGTCACGAAGGGGCCGGCAATCGAGTCGACGGGCGTGCTCGGCGTGCTGTTCGGGGACGACCTCCCCATCGGCGGGGACGCCGCCGACGCCGCCCGCGAGCGCTTCGACGACATCAGTCCGGTTCGGGACGCGCTCACGGCGTCCGCTGCGGGAGAGGTGACGGCGATGCACGACGCGACCGAGCGCGGCCTCGCGAACGCGTTCCACGAACTCGCGGCCGCCAGCGGCGTCTCGCTGGCCGTCGAGCGCGAGCGCGTGCCCGTCCTCGCGGGAGTGCGAGAGGTCTGCGACTACTTCGGCATCGACCCGTGGGCGACTTCCAGCGAGGGCACAGTCGTTGCGACGGTCGACCCGGACAGCGTGGACGCGGTGCTGGCGGCGCTCGACGACGAGGATATTCCGGCCGCGGAGGTCGGCGTAGTCGAGGAAGCGGGCGGCGAGCGCGTCACTGCCGACGGTGACCCGCTGCCGGAACCCGAGTCGGACCCGCTGTGGGGCGCCTACGAGACCGGGCGCGAGCGATTCTGGGACGAGTAG
- the psmA gene encoding archaeal proteasome endopeptidase complex subunit alpha encodes MQGQNQQQAYDRGITIFSPDGRLYQVEYAREAVKRGTASIGVRTEDGVVLVVDKRTRSPLLEGSSVEKLHKVDDHVGAASAGHVADARKLVDHARQQSQVERVRYDEPIGVRTLTKEVTDHIQQYTQVGGARPFGVALLVAGVSDGEPRLFETDPSGTSNEWKAVAIGSDRSTIQEFLEDEYETDLSLDEGVDLALRALSKGRDDELSAEGVGVATVDADSELFRELQTEETAEYLDDLE; translated from the coding sequence ATGCAGGGACAGAACCAGCAGCAGGCCTACGACCGCGGTATCACGATTTTCTCGCCGGACGGCCGCCTCTACCAGGTGGAGTACGCGCGGGAAGCCGTCAAGCGAGGCACCGCCAGCATCGGCGTCCGTACCGAGGACGGCGTCGTCCTCGTCGTGGACAAGCGCACGCGCTCGCCGCTGCTCGAAGGCTCCAGCGTCGAGAAACTCCACAAGGTCGACGACCACGTCGGCGCCGCCAGCGCCGGCCACGTCGCCGACGCGCGCAAACTCGTCGACCACGCGCGCCAGCAGTCCCAAGTCGAGCGCGTTCGCTACGACGAACCCATCGGCGTCCGCACGCTCACGAAGGAAGTCACCGACCACATCCAGCAGTACACGCAGGTCGGTGGCGCGCGCCCGTTCGGCGTCGCGCTCCTCGTCGCCGGCGTCTCCGACGGCGAACCCCGTCTCTTCGAGACGGACCCGTCGGGCACCTCCAACGAGTGGAAGGCCGTTGCCATCGGTTCGGACCGCTCGACGATTCAGGAGTTCCTCGAAGACGAGTACGAGACCGACCTCTCCCTCGACGAGGGCGTCGACCTCGCGCTCCGCGCGCTCAGCAAGGGCCGCGACGACGAACTCTCCGCGGAGGGCGTCGGCGTCGCCACCGTGGACGCCGACTCCGAGCTGTTCCGCGAACTCCAGACCGAGGAGACCGCCGAGTACCTCGACGACCTCGAGTAA
- a CDS encoding co-chaperone YbbN, protein MSTPSQRNAQKPIRVADGDELDDVLAAHDRVLVDFYTKGCSLCQAIEPVLGNVAREFNSQAGSQTQSDDVARATGITVAMVNPGNDISLVDEWSITSAPTLVLVESEASEAPQGDGEAVDYEEIARLADGFKGGDDIEAFLDEHLD, encoded by the coding sequence ATGAGCACACCGTCGCAGCGGAACGCACAGAAACCGATTCGCGTCGCCGACGGCGACGAACTAGACGACGTTCTCGCCGCCCACGACCGCGTGCTCGTGGACTTCTACACGAAGGGCTGCTCGCTCTGTCAGGCGATCGAGCCCGTACTCGGGAACGTTGCCCGAGAGTTCAACTCTCAGGCAGGCAGTCAGACGCAGTCTGACGACGTAGCGCGCGCGACGGGCATCACGGTGGCGATGGTCAACCCCGGTAACGACATCTCGCTGGTCGACGAGTGGTCGATTACGAGCGCGCCGACGCTCGTCCTCGTGGAGAGCGAGGCGTCGGAGGCGCCTCAGGGAGACGGCGAAGCCGTCGACTACGAAGAAATCGCGCGGCTCGCTGACGGCTTCAAGGGCGGCGACGACATCGAGGCGTTCCTCGACGAACACCTCGACTGA
- a CDS encoding DsbA family protein, with protein MSDADKITVYSDYVCPFCYLGRQSLSEYQAEREEELDIDWQPFDLRAQKRGPDGEIDHDVDDGKDDEYFEKARENVERLRDEYGADDMQMDFSREVDSLDAQAASLYVSDEHPEQWLDFDVAIFEALWEEGRDIGDVDVLADIAEDVGLDPEEIREVVESEQYHDELRAKFREAQEHGVTGVPTFAYDGYGARGAVPPSQLRRLVEGE; from the coding sequence ATGAGCGACGCCGACAAAATCACCGTGTACTCCGACTACGTCTGCCCGTTCTGCTACCTCGGGCGGCAGTCGCTGTCGGAGTACCAGGCAGAGCGCGAGGAGGAACTCGACATCGACTGGCAGCCCTTCGACCTGCGCGCGCAGAAGCGCGGGCCGGACGGCGAAATCGACCACGACGTCGACGACGGCAAGGACGACGAGTACTTCGAGAAGGCGCGCGAGAACGTCGAGCGCCTCCGCGACGAGTACGGCGCCGACGACATGCAGATGGACTTCTCCCGCGAGGTCGACTCGCTGGACGCGCAGGCCGCGTCGCTGTACGTCAGCGACGAGCACCCCGAGCAGTGGCTGGACTTCGACGTCGCCATCTTCGAGGCGCTCTGGGAGGAGGGCCGCGACATCGGCGACGTCGACGTGCTCGCGGACATCGCCGAGGACGTCGGCCTCGACCCCGAGGAGATTCGGGAGGTCGTGGAGAGCGAGCAGTACCACGACGAACTCCGCGCGAAGTTCCGGGAAGCCCAAGAACACGGCGTCACGGGCGTTCCGACGTTCGCGTACGACGGCTACGGCGCGCGCGGCGCCGTCCCGCCGTCCCAGCTCCGCCGGCTCGTCGAAGGGGAGTAA
- a CDS encoding adenylyltransferase/cytidyltransferase family protein codes for MPERAAFPGRFQPFHVGHYRTVRRLRREYDLVVAIGSPQKARTPRNPLTAAEREHVIRECFPDLDLVRVRDEDRGEAGYPDWGQRLVARTNADVVITGNETVADIVREYTDARVEAQRMHEPDRYSGTEIRRRIREGEPWRDLVPDCCEDRVATYAPVVAEAGENAE; via the coding sequence GTGCCCGAACGCGCAGCGTTCCCCGGCCGCTTCCAGCCGTTCCACGTCGGCCACTACCGGACGGTCCGCCGGCTCCGCCGCGAGTACGACCTCGTCGTCGCCATCGGCAGCCCGCAGAAAGCCCGGACGCCGCGCAATCCGCTCACCGCCGCCGAACGCGAGCACGTGATTCGCGAGTGCTTCCCGGACCTCGACCTCGTGCGCGTCCGCGACGAGGACCGCGGCGAAGCCGGCTATCCCGACTGGGGCCAGCGCCTCGTCGCGCGCACGAACGCCGACGTCGTCATCACGGGCAACGAGACGGTCGCCGACATCGTCCGCGAGTACACCGACGCGCGCGTCGAAGCCCAGCGCATGCACGAGCCCGACCGCTACTCCGGCACCGAAATCCGCCGCCGCATCCGCGAGGGCGAGCCGTGGCGCGACCTCGTACCGGACTGCTGCGAGGACCGCGT